CCTGGTGGGTCATCGGCGAAGATTCGGCAAGACGCCGTGCTTCTGCGATCTCGACCCGGAATGGTCTTGCCATGTCCAAATGACTCCGTTGACGCACGACCTAACGATACACGCAACGGACGCATTTTCAACCTGAGGGCGCAGGCGCAGGTGAGTGTGGCGCAAGGTTCGGTCTCAGCTTCGGGCAAGCGTATCAGATTAAACCCGAATGGCTGAACATTCGCTCGAACCGGGCGTGCAACATCGCGGAGCAACCGATGTCCCTTGACTTGACGATGCCAGTCCTCGTGGTCGACGACTACAAAACCATGGTTCGTATCATCAAGAACCTTCTTCGTCAGATCGGCTTCACTGACGTCGATGACGCGTCCGACGGCAGCGAGGCGCTCGAGAAGATCAAAGCCAAGAAATATGGCCTCGTGATCTCCGACTGGAACATGGAGCCGATGACCGGCTACGAACTCCTCAAGCAAGTTCGTGCCGACCCGGAGAACTCGGAGATGCCGTTCATCAT
This portion of the Acuticoccus sp. I52.16.1 genome encodes:
- a CDS encoding response regulator, coding for MSLDLTMPVLVVDDYKTMVRIIKNLLRQIGFTDVDDASDGSEALEKIKAKKYGLVISDWNMEPMTGYELLKQVRADPENSEMPFIMVTAEAKSENVVAAKKAGVNNYIVKPFNAQTLKGKIESVFQPA